From a region of the Lactuca sativa cultivar Salinas chromosome 4, Lsat_Salinas_v11, whole genome shotgun sequence genome:
- the LOC111912396 gene encoding uncharacterized protein LOC111912396 yields MIKDPKTMWAATTLSCRVWPPVTTTGSQGHFIVSARYSRPRKNINYYPEDEEDEEKEEIDTWKPQEIGDSDDVSSSAAKISGSVVLLALQKASSQKTSKQMTKKMKKKKKKKEVDDKGDAITDYSGVKPLCVKSDWKDKLDELETQLHQLIHNA; encoded by the coding sequence ATGATAAAGGATCCAAAAACCATGTGGGCCGCTACCACTCTATCCTGCCGAGTATGGCCTCCCGTCACAACCACCGGCAGCCAAGGTCACTTCATCGTCTCCGCCAGATATTCACGACCTCGCAAGAACATCAATTACTACCCCGAAGACGAAGAGGATGAGGAAAAAGAAGAAATAGACACTTGGAAGCCGCAAGAAATTGGGGATTCAGATGATGTATCATCATCCGCAGCGAAAATTAGCGGATCTGTTGTTCTGTTGGCACTGCAAAAAGCTAGTTCCCAGAAAACCTCCAAACAGATgacaaagaagatgaagaagaagaagaagaagaaagaagtggACGATAAAGGAGATGCAATTACAGATTACAGCGGCGTGAAGCCATTGTGCGTAAAAAGCGATTGGAAGGATAAATTGGATGAACTCGAGACACAGCTTCACCAACTAATTCATAACGCATGA
- the LOC111912395 gene encoding peroxidase 72, whose product MYHIHIVMPRLATNAIFVVPLALALVLCFPPATFAGVLYPQFYDFSCPQAKDIVNSVVSKAVAKDARMAASLLRLHFHDCFVKGCDGSILLDSSGTISSEKRSVPNRDSIRGFEVVDEIKSALEKACPQTVSCADILALAARDSTVLTGGPSWDVPLGRRDSLGASLSGSNQNIPAPNNTFQTILTKFKLKGLHIIDFVALSGSHTIGNARCTSFRQRLYNNSGNGQPDFSLEQSYAARLRVNCPRSGGDQNLFAMDPESPRKFDNGYYKNLIGLKGLLSSDEMLYTQNQETMELVRRYAATQDEFFDQFAKSMIKMGDIAPLTGNHGEIRRNCRRING is encoded by the exons ATGTATCATATTCATATTGTGATGCCTCGACTGGCGACCAATGCTATCTTTGTAGTACCCTTAGCTTTAGCACTTGTACTTTGCTTCCCTCCGGCCACCTTCGCCGGAGTTCTCTACCCACAATTCTATGACTTCTCATGCCCACAAGCCAAAGATATCGTTAACTCGGTTGTTTCAAAGGCGGTTGCAAAAGATGCTCGTATGGCCGCCTCTTTACTTCGTCTGCATTTTCATGATTGCTTTGTTAAG GGTTGTGATGGATCAATACTATTAGATAGCAGTGGAACAATAAGCAGTGAGAAGAGATCGGTCCCTAATCGTGATTCGATTAGAGGATTCGAAGTCGTTGACGAGATTAAATCTGCCCTTGAGAAAGCGTGCCCACAGACTGTTTCTTGCGCTGATATCTTGGCTTTGGCCGCTAGGGATTCGACTGTTTTG ACGGGTGGGCCAAGTTGGGATGTCCCATTGGGAAGAAGGGACTCACTAGGTGCAAGCTTGAGCGGCTCGAACCAGAACATACCAGCCCCAAACAACACCTTCCAAACAATCCTCACCAAATTCAAGCTCAAGGGTCTCCACATTATCGATTTCGTAGCACTTTCAG GAAGTCACACAATCGGAAACGCTAGGTGCACCAGCTTCCGGCAAAGACTGTACAACAACTCCGGCAACGGGCAACCGGATTTCTCGTTAGAACAATCGTATGCTGCCCGACTTCGTGTAAACTGCCCGAGATCCGGTGGTGATCAGAACTTGTTCGCCATGGATCCTGAATCGCCGAGAAAGTTTGATAATGGGTATTATAAGAATTTGATTGGTTTGAAAGGGTTGTTGAGCTCAGATGAGATGCTGTATACGCAGAATCAAGAGACGATGGAGTTGGTGAGACGTTATGCGGCGACTCAAGATGAGTTTTTTGATCAGTTTGCGAAGTCGATGATTAAGATGGGGGATATAGCTCCATTGACGGGTAACCATGGAGAGATTAGAAGGAATTGTAGGAGGATTAATGGTTGA